In Bacteroidales bacterium, the genomic stretch CATGGCCTGGGAGAACCTGTTGAAAATGCAAGCACTCAGGTTGTTTTCCCTGACAAGGGCACCTATCATGCGTGGGCAAGGACAAAAAACTGGGTACCCGGTGAATGGGAAGCTCCCGGTAAGTTTAAACTGGTGGTCAATGGCAGTGAGCTAAGTAATACACTGGGCACCCAGAAAGGATGGAACTGGGAATATGCAGGCCAGGTCAGTATAACTGAAACCATGGCTACAGTGGAATTAAAGGACCTTACAGGATTTGAGGGGCGCTGTGATGCCCTTTACTTTTCCATCTCAAAAGAAGCACCTCCTCACCAGGCAGACCAGCTTGCCCAATGGAGAAAGGAAAAGCTTAACCAGGCCGATGCCCCGCAGGAGACCCACGAGTTTGACCTGGTGATTGTAGGAGGGGGTATTGCCGGTTGCGGAGCCGCTATTGCGGCAGCAGAGCGTGGGCTTGAAGTAGGCCTTGTCCAGGACAGACCTGTTCTGGGAGGAAATGCGAGCAAAGAGATACGCGTACATACCGAAGGCATACACTGGCATGGAGAACGTATACTTTCTATGCTGGATACGGAGCACTGGCCCAATGGATCGCCGAAAGCCGAAGCGGATCAGCAAAAACGGCGCCGCAACATGGAACAGTATGAAAACATTTCCATCTTCCTCAACTGGAGAGCCTACGATGCCAATGTGAACAACAACAGCATTACCTCGGTAGATGCCCGTCACACTTCCTCCGGGGAACGAAAACGTTTCAAAGCGCCCTATTTTGCAGACTGTACCGGCGACGGATGGATCGGCTACTGGGCCGGAGCCGAATACATGTATGGCCGTGAACCCAGATCAAAGTATGATGAAGGATGGGAAGAACACGGTGAGCTATGGAGCCCCGAAGAGGCTGACAATCGCGTTATGGGAGCATCCGTGCTATGGCGGACCACCAATGCGGGGGAGCCTGTTGAATTCCCGGAAGTACCCTGGGCTATGGATGTGGCGGAAGACCATGCCGCCACCAGCGGAACATGGCACTGGGAATTCTCAAAGAATGAACTTCACCAGGTAAAAGATGCCGAGACCATACGCGACCACATGTTCCGGGCCATATATGGGTCTTTTTACAATGCCAAACAAAAACCGGAAAATGACAGCGTCAGGCTGGAATGGATGTCGTACCTGGTAGGCAAAAGAGAATCCCGGAGGCTGGAAGGCGATTACATCTATACCTTCAACGACATGAAAAAGAATACCAAATTTGAGGATGCCGTGGCAAAAGGCACCCGTGATGTGGACGTGCACTACCAGCAATGGCTGAAGGATCCTTCTAAAGTGGATTTTCTGTCGGAAGCCCTCTTTTATCCGGTAGAAGAATACTATATCCCCTACAGGTCCCTTTATTCAAAGAACATCGAAAACCTGTTCATGGCCGGCCGCAACTTTAGCTGCTCACACATCGGCCTGGGCGGACCAAGAGTCATGAATACAACAGGCCAGATGGGCATTGCCGTGGGTTATGCTGCTTCCCTGTGCAAAAAATATGAAACCGATCCCAGGGGAGTGTATGAAGAACATATTGATGAATTGACCGATATCATCAAAAATCAATAACATATAAGGCCTTATGTTAAATGGA encodes the following:
- a CDS encoding FAD-dependent oxidoreductase — encoded protein: MRTFKTISILMAFALLMSFCKQSSREVFIEAESFQTKGGWEVDPQFVETMGSPYLLAHGLGEPVENASTQVVFPDKGTYHAWARTKNWVPGEWEAPGKFKLVVNGSELSNTLGTQKGWNWEYAGQVSITETMATVELKDLTGFEGRCDALYFSISKEAPPHQADQLAQWRKEKLNQADAPQETHEFDLVIVGGGIAGCGAAIAAAERGLEVGLVQDRPVLGGNASKEIRVHTEGIHWHGERILSMLDTEHWPNGSPKAEADQQKRRRNMEQYENISIFLNWRAYDANVNNNSITSVDARHTSSGERKRFKAPYFADCTGDGWIGYWAGAEYMYGREPRSKYDEGWEEHGELWSPEEADNRVMGASVLWRTTNAGEPVEFPEVPWAMDVAEDHAATSGTWHWEFSKNELHQVKDAETIRDHMFRAIYGSFYNAKQKPENDSVRLEWMSYLVGKRESRRLEGDYIYTFNDMKKNTKFEDAVAKGTRDVDVHYQQWLKDPSKVDFLSEALFYPVEEYYIPYRSLYSKNIENLFMAGRNFSCSHIGLGGPRVMNTTGQMGIAVGYAASLCKKYETDPRGVYEEHIDELTDIIKNQ